The proteins below are encoded in one region of Tolumonas auensis DSM 9187:
- the gapS6b gene encoding GapS6b family protein: MTDASNSQYTAIGSNLNLAEGATATVGAITVHFNDLTSQRLVTTAKEILLALTRHEYKTAETYLAVLEAVNTTNDDCRAFIQVLEYKFKLSQGEPPAINTNLFLQLLRSQSSDPVIKDIVESIYIQFLLQPSPDEARSRYAESQYKDSYSKEVYFSFLASENELQQEIDAGINDLFEHELSAFVRCALLCQKLDLANELSTRLVKQFHNTNSELLHFYISTLKLNQEVQGRHLWILPEQIKKDFLKQLEYCLSLIGKNKDKRIIYIATTLLATTGFTDPELAAFCKQNISEASKVYPEIETILSERQYNENEVTALDILGQKTLNEDDFITLGTAFFAGDLKRNKIKNWWDGGVEISLTQPNESAARFIEIELNAITCTDRDFEQKQRIYNLLEMFIATDIEQIHLFSIPYLYRLCAQLNRLGDHVHVIKLLETLIPNNPWASPIIDEYTHALLEADQLSRLEELLTSINDDEKSFALLVVEIKRAYQLGEESVCISKNRFALTKYSKSCYLWWLLLNNLHHFQSSQEEIDSVVDDIPKDILKNYSADGLTLLNVISQSDIALAQTLMLEWFIDNPTAMARSITNLLLVNIGQKQDWSVKYKSERCASAVVYMVDGKTQTRLLVEDCDTNGYLINIDTQLGKLLDSTDVGDSFELGMKTYTIKEKLSPIVGAFRISTVIREEINTGNDCFYQLSVQENNIDELLRFLDKTDKQPQIVNPEVDGQKIPLLLRLIHSHGNDLLRGCYHYLTDVHSNKSLGLYNAGVGFNQSVVLDVLSLTYLSLTGFCHGLIAGGKSLFVTRETKAIVTSWLQRVGSPEYFSLSKIGDAYVRATADDVQNHPFYNNLDILINHCSLLSPRQIDMPEPITRVREHLDISHYSSVKASISHSIPILCLDPMMCTLYKAEKLDLINTYEFMLDASRLTPNKENHAIELFIECYLPVPILNGNIYWLCTQKNRGQYLASKIISRPSDNTADPDTTLAFLTQCSCFAIHSLFGSYYLDLVYAYAEWQYTVNIVYACCESAIKILKGDTREARLALFIVNVYNNTVQESNLLNFMSNSFNLFARGHFLNVEKINDEIKVLQELN; this comes from the coding sequence ATGACAGACGCTTCAAACAGTCAATATACAGCTATAGGATCAAATCTTAATTTGGCAGAAGGAGCCACCGCAACTGTTGGTGCCATAACCGTTCACTTTAATGACTTGACCTCACAACGGCTAGTAACCACAGCCAAAGAGATCCTTTTGGCTTTAACTCGCCATGAGTATAAAACTGCAGAAACTTATTTGGCTGTTTTAGAAGCAGTTAACACAACGAATGATGATTGTCGTGCGTTCATCCAGGTGCTTGAGTACAAATTCAAACTCAGCCAAGGAGAACCGCCCGCCATTAATACGAATTTATTTCTTCAATTGCTTCGTAGTCAATCATCGGATCCCGTAATAAAAGACATCGTAGAATCGATTTATATTCAATTTCTCCTGCAGCCATCTCCAGATGAAGCCAGAAGCCGATATGCAGAATCGCAATACAAAGATAGTTATTCCAAGGAAGTGTATTTTTCATTTCTTGCCAGCGAAAATGAACTTCAGCAAGAAATTGATGCCGGAATAAATGACCTCTTCGAACATGAATTATCCGCATTTGTTCGATGTGCTCTTCTGTGTCAAAAATTGGATTTAGCTAATGAGCTTTCAACAAGGTTGGTAAAACAGTTCCATAACACCAATAGTGAACTTCTGCATTTTTATATATCAACTTTAAAGCTGAATCAGGAAGTCCAAGGCCGCCATCTTTGGATATTGCCAGAGCAAATCAAGAAGGATTTTCTGAAGCAGCTAGAATATTGCTTATCGTTGATTGGTAAAAATAAAGATAAAAGGATCATATATATAGCGACGACGTTACTGGCCACCACAGGTTTTACCGATCCAGAACTCGCTGCATTTTGTAAGCAAAACATTTCTGAAGCGTCGAAGGTTTACCCAGAGATAGAAACAATTTTATCTGAACGCCAATACAATGAAAATGAAGTTACTGCATTAGATATTCTGGGTCAGAAAACGCTTAATGAAGATGATTTTATTACTCTGGGTACTGCTTTTTTTGCGGGCGATCTTAAAAGAAACAAGATTAAAAACTGGTGGGATGGCGGTGTTGAAATATCCTTAACGCAACCAAATGAAAGCGCCGCTAGGTTTATTGAGATCGAATTGAATGCGATCACATGCACCGATCGTGATTTTGAACAAAAACAGCGAATATACAATTTATTAGAGATGTTTATTGCGACGGATATTGAACAGATCCATCTATTCAGTATTCCTTATCTTTATCGCCTTTGTGCTCAACTAAACAGGCTAGGCGATCACGTCCATGTCATTAAATTATTAGAAACACTGATCCCGAATAACCCTTGGGCTTCACCGATTATTGATGAATATACTCATGCTTTGTTGGAGGCTGATCAATTAAGCAGGCTAGAAGAGTTACTGACAAGCATAAATGACGATGAAAAGAGCTTTGCATTATTAGTAGTCGAGATAAAAAGAGCCTATCAACTAGGTGAAGAATCAGTATGCATTTCTAAGAATCGGTTTGCGTTAACAAAATACTCAAAGTCATGCTATTTGTGGTGGCTTTTGTTGAATAATTTACATCATTTTCAGTCATCACAAGAAGAAATTGACTCTGTTGTAGATGATATTCCAAAGGATATATTAAAAAATTATAGTGCTGACGGATTAACTTTACTTAATGTCATATCACAATCCGACATAGCGCTTGCACAAACATTAATGCTTGAATGGTTTATTGATAATCCCACAGCAATGGCAAGAAGTATCACCAATTTACTATTGGTGAATATTGGTCAAAAACAAGATTGGTCAGTTAAATATAAATCAGAAAGATGCGCTTCAGCAGTGGTTTATATGGTTGACGGTAAAACACAAACCCGATTGCTGGTTGAAGATTGCGACACAAATGGATATTTAATAAACATTGATACCCAGTTAGGTAAATTACTCGACTCAACCGATGTTGGTGATTCATTTGAGCTAGGAATGAAAACCTACACCATCAAGGAAAAATTATCGCCCATTGTTGGTGCTTTTCGTATTTCTACAGTTATTCGAGAAGAAATAAATACGGGGAATGATTGTTTTTACCAGTTATCTGTTCAAGAAAACAATATCGATGAACTATTGCGTTTTCTTGATAAAACAGACAAACAACCACAAATTGTAAATCCAGAAGTTGATGGTCAAAAAATCCCATTATTGCTAAGGTTAATACATTCTCATGGAAATGATTTACTACGTGGTTGTTATCATTATTTAACTGATGTCCATAGTAATAAATCATTGGGTTTATATAATGCCGGAGTGGGTTTTAATCAATCAGTTGTGCTTGATGTTTTATCCCTTACTTATTTATCGCTTACTGGATTCTGTCACGGGCTGATCGCTGGCGGAAAGAGTTTATTTGTAACCCGAGAAACAAAAGCAATCGTCACAAGTTGGTTGCAGAGGGTCGGTAGTCCTGAATATTTTTCGCTGTCGAAGATAGGTGATGCTTATGTCAGGGCTACAGCAGATGACGTCCAAAATCATCCTTTTTATAATAACTTAGATATTCTGATCAATCATTGCTCACTGTTGTCGCCTCGACAAATAGATATGCCCGAGCCAATCACCAGAGTAAGAGAGCATTTAGATATTTCGCACTATTCCTCCGTTAAGGCCTCAATCTCACATTCAATCCCGATTTTGTGTCTCGATCCGATGATGTGCACGTTATATAAAGCCGAAAAGTTAGATCTGATCAATACATATGAGTTTATGTTGGATGCAAGTAGATTGACGCCGAACAAAGAAAATCATGCCATTGAACTTTTCATTGAATGCTATTTGCCCGTTCCTATTTTGAATGGGAATATTTATTGGCTATGTACGCAGAAAAATCGCGGGCAATATTTAGCGTCAAAAATTATTTCACGGCCATCCGATAACACCGCTGATCCAGATACAACGTTAGCCTTTTTAACTCAATGTTCATGTTTTGCTATACATTCATTATTTGGCAGTTATTATCTTGACCTAGTGTATGCGTATGCAGAGTGGCAATATACAGTAAATATTGTATATGCATGTTGTGAATCAGCAATTAAAATCCTGAAAGGTGATACAAGAGAAGCCCGTCTTGCATTGTTTATCGTAAATGTTTATAACAATACAGTTCAAGAAAGCAACTTATTAAACTTCATGTCGAATTCTTTTAACCTCTTTGCGCGTGGTCATTTCTTAAATGTCGAAAAAATAAATGATGAAATTAAGGTATTACAAGAACTAAACTGA
- a CDS encoding LacI family DNA-binding transcriptional regulator, which yields MSEPANRKRSYATIRDVAARAKAGKTSISRYLNGEFHLLSDDLRQRIENAIQELEYRPNQMARSLKYGRTRLIGLIIADISNPFSVEVLKGVEAESIKQGFMTVVCNARNSIELECEFLNLLNGYRVDGLIINSAGINAHFLQALKATTLPFVLLDRKIDDFPCDMVGLDNPQAAQLATNHLIEQGFEALLFLTEPVRYISARQERLHTFHHMLEQHPHIKGESHEVVLPAPDEIERLIAEFCASHRGMRKAVIAANGVLTLQVAQALSRLGLNWGSDIGFLSFDNLEWAALAGKGITSVSQPTSEMGRKAVTCLLEKLDKPDHPPAQYLFNGELIIRGSTTL from the coding sequence GTGAGCGAACCAGCAAACCGTAAACGTTCTTATGCCACCATTCGGGATGTTGCGGCCAGAGCGAAGGCAGGAAAAACCAGTATTTCGCGTTATCTGAATGGCGAGTTTCATCTGCTATCGGATGATCTGCGCCAGCGCATTGAAAACGCGATCCAGGAACTGGAATACCGCCCCAACCAGATGGCGCGTAGCCTGAAGTATGGCCGTACCCGGTTGATCGGGCTGATCATTGCCGATATCAGTAACCCGTTTTCGGTCGAGGTTTTAAAAGGCGTTGAAGCCGAGTCGATCAAACAGGGCTTTATGACGGTGGTGTGTAATGCCCGCAACAGTATTGAGCTGGAATGTGAGTTCCTGAATCTGCTGAATGGTTATCGGGTGGATGGTCTGATCATCAACTCTGCCGGTATCAATGCGCATTTTCTGCAAGCGCTGAAAGCGACCACATTACCCTTCGTTTTACTCGATCGAAAAATCGATGATTTCCCCTGTGACATGGTCGGGCTGGATAACCCGCAGGCCGCGCAATTAGCCACCAATCACCTGATCGAACAGGGCTTTGAAGCGTTATTGTTTCTGACCGAACCGGTTCGTTATATCAGTGCGCGTCAGGAGCGTCTGCACACTTTCCATCACATGCTGGAACAGCATCCGCATATCAAGGGCGAAAGTCATGAAGTGGTGCTACCGGCACCCGATGAAATTGAACGCCTGATTGCGGAGTTTTGCGCCAGTCACCGTGGTATGCGTAAGGCCGTGATTGCGGCAAATGGGGTGCTGACGTTACAGGTTGCTCAGGCATTAAGTCGTCTGGGGCTGAACTGGGGTTCCGATATCGGATTCTTAAGCTTTGATAATCTGGAATGGGCGGCATTAGCCGGTAAAGGTATCACCTCGGTTTCTCAACCCACGTCGGAAATGGGGCGAAAAGCGGTGACCTGTCTGCTGGAGAAACTGGATAAGCCGGATCATCCGCCAGCACAATATCTGTTTAACGGTGAACTGATTATTCGCGGTTCGACAACGTTATAA
- a CDS encoding ExbD/TolR family protein, whose product MAFGKLSDDGGGQPQSEINMIPLIDVMLVLLIVFMITAPLLSNAVKVDLPQASSTPEEVKNDDIKLAMKVGGELFWSGEAISREELEIRLVNAAKRQPIPELHIHADRNLDYGKVADIMALSSRSGVSKIAFVSEPAGE is encoded by the coding sequence ATGGCGTTTGGCAAGTTATCGGATGACGGTGGCGGACAGCCACAGAGCGAGATCAACATGATCCCGCTGATCGACGTGATGCTGGTGTTGCTGATCGTATTTATGATCACGGCACCCTTGCTGAGTAATGCGGTTAAGGTCGATTTACCACAAGCCAGCAGCACACCGGAAGAGGTGAAAAACGACGATATTAAATTAGCCATGAAGGTCGGTGGCGAATTGTTCTGGAGCGGGGAAGCGATTAGTCGTGAGGAGTTGGAAATTCGTCTGGTGAATGCCGCGAAACGGCAACCCATACCAGAGTTGCATATCCATGCTGATCGCAATCTCGACTACGGCAAAGTGGCCGACATTATGGCGCTCTCGTCCCGTTCCGGGGTCAGCAAGATCGCTTTTGTCAGTGAGCCTGCCGGAGAATAG
- a CDS encoding MotA/TolQ/ExbB proton channel family protein, whose amino-acid sequence METQQEVTQMGLAHVLTQTSGMGLIPAVLLLLMSVATWYWIVLKVYQSWKLRRNTKAFLAAFWSCRNLKQVEEQVLKQVKPEPCAELMISGLQAARQVQNPDQGLVEMGSREEFVLRALRRSVTRSTLRLEAGLTLLASVGSAAPFVGLFGTVWGIYNALIGISVSGQSTLDKVAGPVGEALIMTAFGLAVALPAVLAYNAFVRMNRVYLAELDGFAHDVFALLSTGQARSVMQPVVKTTSRAVVTELQAGEA is encoded by the coding sequence ATGGAAACTCAACAAGAAGTAACACAAATGGGACTGGCACATGTGTTAACCCAGACCTCAGGCATGGGGTTGATTCCGGCTGTTTTATTGCTGCTGATGTCGGTTGCAACCTGGTACTGGATTGTGTTGAAGGTCTATCAGAGCTGGAAGTTGCGCCGGAATACCAAGGCATTTCTTGCAGCATTCTGGTCGTGCCGCAACCTGAAACAGGTCGAAGAACAGGTTTTGAAGCAAGTCAAACCGGAACCTTGTGCGGAGCTGATGATCAGTGGTTTGCAGGCAGCGCGTCAGGTTCAGAATCCGGATCAGGGGCTGGTGGAAATGGGCTCCCGCGAAGAGTTTGTGTTACGTGCACTGCGTCGCTCGGTTACCCGCAGCACCCTTCGGCTGGAAGCCGGTCTGACGTTGCTGGCTTCTGTGGGGTCAGCTGCTCCGTTCGTGGGTTTGTTCGGGACGGTGTGGGGCATCTATAACGCGCTGATCGGTATCAGTGTCTCCGGACAGAGCACGCTGGATAAAGTGGCCGGGCCCGTTGGTGAAGCCCTGATTATGACGGCCTTCGGTTTGGCGGTGGCCTTACCGGCTGTGCTGGCTTATAACGCATTCGTACGCATGAATCGTGTGTATCTGGCTGAACTGGATGGTTTTGCGCATGATGTTTTTGCGCTGCTTAGTACGGGGCAGGCCAGATCAGTCATGCAGCCGGTAGTAAAAACGACATCCCGTGCGGTCGTCACTGAGTTGCAGGCGGGGGAAGCGTAA
- a CDS encoding energy transducer TonB has translation MIYDAVSYQQNRSGWPVFGGVVLLHGVVLAGMLNYQSVVAKPEMTAATPMTVRWVTPAEEPKPELKAEPQPVAEPEPLTPPPEVKKPSPVKMKPKPPVKPKPVVRQVQPQIKPKIVPPVSVPAQPVKQASETVDIAPPPVEAPKFNAAYLSNPAPVYPRRSRMLEEEGVVKLKVHVSAEGNALGVQLFKSSGFSRLDDAALAAVQNWRFVPAKRGDQSIEGWVIVPVSFKLRS, from the coding sequence ATGATCTACGACGCTGTTTCCTATCAACAAAATCGCTCTGGCTGGCCTGTGTTTGGCGGGGTAGTCCTGCTGCACGGGGTAGTACTGGCCGGAATGCTGAATTATCAGTCAGTCGTAGCCAAACCTGAAATGACAGCGGCGACACCAATGACCGTACGTTGGGTGACCCCGGCCGAAGAGCCAAAACCAGAGCTCAAGGCAGAGCCTCAACCTGTAGCTGAACCTGAACCATTAACGCCACCGCCGGAAGTTAAAAAACCGTCACCGGTGAAAATGAAACCCAAACCACCGGTAAAACCGAAACCTGTGGTCAGGCAGGTACAGCCGCAAATAAAGCCCAAAATTGTACCGCCGGTTTCAGTTCCTGCTCAGCCGGTAAAACAGGCGTCGGAAACAGTGGATATCGCACCGCCACCGGTTGAAGCGCCAAAATTTAATGCGGCTTATTTATCGAATCCTGCACCTGTTTATCCGCGTCGTTCTCGCATGCTGGAAGAAGAGGGCGTTGTAAAACTGAAAGTGCATGTCTCTGCAGAGGGTAATGCTCTGGGCGTGCAGTTGTTTAAAAGTAGCGGGTTTTCCCGTCTGGATGATGCGGCATTAGCCGCAGTGCAGAACTGGCGTTTTGTGCCGGCAAAACGGGGTGATCAATCCATCGAAGGCTGGGTGATTGTGCCCGTTTCGTTCAAGTTAAGGAGCTGA
- the ydfZ gene encoding putative selenium delivery protein YdfZ, whose amino-acid sequence MAKIYDRNRNLLSAGQRVMIVGTGEIDVLETALTDGLTSSQAERSKCVLLTHAQERYAPIELVKLG is encoded by the coding sequence ATGGCTAAGATTTATGACCGGAATCGCAACCTGCTGTCAGCAGGACAACGAGTGATGATTGTGGGGACTGGTGAAATCGATGTTCTGGAAACAGCACTTACCGATGGTCTTACATCATCTCAGGCTGAACGCTCAAAATGTGTTCTGCTTACTCACGCTCAGGAACGGTATGCACCGATTGAATTGGTCAAACTTGGCTAA
- a CDS encoding nuclear transport factor 2 family protein produces the protein MFKKMLCVASICSAAWFVPVANAQNTDVVSTAEQLRIQMVEPSENELNKLVLDDLSYGHSSGRLDTKESFIGDLMKGKSDFVTLNITDQTAKVTGDTAVIRHTLTATTNDSGKPGNVSLKVLQVWQKQAAGEWKLLARQAVRINP, from the coding sequence ATGTTTAAAAAAATGCTGTGTGTTGCTTCCATTTGTTCCGCTGCCTGGTTTGTTCCTGTTGCGAATGCGCAAAACACGGATGTGGTTTCAACAGCAGAACAGCTTAGAATTCAAATGGTTGAGCCATCAGAAAACGAGCTCAATAAACTGGTGCTGGATGATCTGAGCTACGGCCATTCAAGCGGCCGACTGGATACCAAGGAAAGTTTTATTGGTGATCTGATGAAGGGCAAATCTGATTTTGTAACGCTGAACATCACAGATCAAACAGCAAAAGTGACTGGTGATACTGCGGTCATTCGTCACACCTTAACTGCCACCACCAATGATTCCGGTAAACCAGGTAATGTAAGTCTGAAAGTACTTCAGGTTTGGCAGAAACAAGCGGCAGGAGAGTGGAAACTGTTAGCGCGTCAGGCTGTACGTATTAATCCATAA
- a CDS encoding AbrB family transcriptional regulator, producing the protein MHRGIFQLGKIKPVFQWILLIVLSAVFAFLMELIHLPGALLLGPMLAGIVWSLHGGTLQVPLNLFVAAQAIIGCLVAQSISSGMLSTFAQHWLLFLLIVLSTIAASSLMGWVISKLKVLPGTTAIWGSSPGAAAAMVLMAEEFGADARLVAFMQYLRVIVVASAASVIARFWVDTSGTTAAAIIWFSPLQWATAETLLLALAGIIIARLARIPSGAMLVPMILGMALQSSQLMKIDLPEWLLSIAYALMGWRIGLGFTRAVLKHAFRALPQIILSIVLLIGFCGGLAWLLAEHFHLDPLTAYLATSPGGMDTIAVIAATSQNVDLEFVMALQTVRLFLVIFLGPVLARLIARKTVTEPSVVS; encoded by the coding sequence ATGCACAGAGGTATATTTCAGCTGGGAAAGATAAAACCGGTGTTCCAGTGGATATTGCTGATTGTGCTTTCTGCTGTTTTTGCCTTTTTGATGGAATTAATTCATCTTCCCGGTGCATTGCTGCTCGGCCCGATGCTCGCCGGTATTGTCTGGAGCCTGCATGGCGGTACGTTGCAGGTGCCCCTCAATCTGTTTGTCGCCGCACAAGCGATTATTGGCTGTTTAGTGGCGCAATCCATCTCCTCCGGGATGCTGTCTACCTTTGCCCAGCACTGGTTATTGTTTCTGCTGATTGTGCTCTCAACCATTGCTGCCAGCAGCCTGATGGGATGGGTGATCAGTAAACTGAAAGTCCTGCCCGGCACCACCGCGATCTGGGGTTCTTCCCCCGGCGCTGCCGCTGCGATGGTGCTGATGGCAGAAGAGTTCGGTGCCGATGCGCGGTTAGTGGCTTTTATGCAGTATCTGCGGGTAATTGTCGTCGCCAGTGCCGCATCGGTTATTGCTCGGTTCTGGGTTGATACCTCCGGTACAACCGCTGCTGCCATTATCTGGTTTTCCCCGCTGCAGTGGGCAACCGCCGAAACGCTGTTGCTGGCATTGGCCGGGATTATCATTGCGCGTCTGGCGCGTATTCCATCCGGTGCCATGCTGGTGCCGATGATACTGGGCATGGCGTTGCAAAGCAGTCAGCTGATGAAAATTGATTTACCGGAATGGCTGCTCAGTATCGCGTATGCGCTGATGGGCTGGCGTATTGGTCTTGGCTTTACCCGTGCTGTGCTGAAACATGCCTTCCGCGCGTTACCACAAATTATTCTGTCTATCGTGTTACTGATTGGTTTTTGCGGTGGTCTGGCCTGGTTGCTGGCGGAACATTTCCACCTTGATCCGCTCACTGCTTATCTCGCCACCAGCCCCGGGGGGATGGATACTATCGCGGTAATTGCTGCGACCAGCCAGAATGTCGATCTGGAGTTTGTGATGGCGCTGCAAACCGTTCGCCTGTTTCTGGTGATCTTCCTCGGCCCGGTACTGGCGCGGCTGATCGCCCGAAAAACGGTAACCGAACCCTCCGTCGTCAGTTAA
- the yegD gene encoding molecular chaperone: protein MYAGLDFGTSNSALGIWEDNQPKLLSLDNGSRFISSTVYIGKSQQFMQLRPQDQTLAHAINGDGEKIFGKDAISKFLESPEDGFFVKSPKSFLGARLKPQQLHTYEKIVHLMMSNIKRLAESQTHTPIDSVVIGKPVKFHGTQGEVGNQQAIKVLTSAALDAGFKRIEFQFEPIAAALDYERSLNENLTALIVDIGGGTTDCSMIKVGPAYRELTDRNESILGYSGDRIGGLDLDIKLAFRQLAPLFGKDELLKTGLPTPANIFWNAVCINNVDAQTTFYSAVNGREIHKLLRDARPDSVLDRLLHIYETMLSYHISQSAEAAKIALSSDEVTSVDMSYLEAGLRTNIDREQLQTAISNELNKFIGLMKEVEQQAQVAPDVIYVTGGTARSPIVDAYIRAAYPEARIVFGDLFGSVASGLTTWAHRIFS, encoded by the coding sequence ATGTACGCAGGCCTGGACTTTGGAACATCAAACTCTGCATTAGGTATCTGGGAAGACAACCAGCCTAAATTACTTTCGCTGGATAACGGCAGTCGTTTTATCTCCTCAACGGTTTATATCGGTAAATCGCAGCAGTTCATGCAACTGCGCCCGCAAGATCAAACGCTGGCGCATGCAATTAACGGCGACGGTGAAAAGATTTTCGGTAAAGACGCGATCAGCAAGTTTTTAGAATCTCCGGAAGATGGTTTTTTCGTGAAATCACCCAAGTCGTTTTTAGGTGCCCGGCTTAAACCACAGCAACTGCATACTTACGAAAAAATTGTTCATCTGATGATGAGCAATATCAAACGGCTGGCAGAATCACAAACGCACACCCCGATTGATTCCGTTGTGATCGGTAAACCGGTGAAATTCCACGGTACCCAGGGTGAAGTCGGTAACCAGCAAGCGATTAAAGTGCTGACTTCTGCCGCCCTCGATGCGGGATTCAAGCGCATTGAATTTCAGTTTGAGCCGATTGCAGCAGCGCTGGATTACGAACGTTCACTGAATGAAAACCTGACTGCGCTGATTGTCGACATCGGCGGTGGTACGACCGACTGCTCAATGATCAAAGTGGGCCCGGCCTATCGGGAACTGACGGATCGGAATGAATCCATTCTGGGTTATTCCGGCGATCGCATCGGGGGTCTGGATCTGGATATCAAACTCGCTTTCCGTCAGTTAGCGCCGCTGTTTGGCAAAGATGAACTGCTGAAAACCGGTCTGCCGACGCCAGCCAATATATTCTGGAATGCCGTTTGTATTAACAACGTCGACGCACAGACGACCTTCTATTCTGCAGTCAATGGCCGTGAAATTCATAAACTGCTGCGCGATGCCCGGCCGGATTCTGTGCTGGATCGTCTGCTGCATATTTACGAAACCATGCTCAGTTATCACATCAGCCAGAGTGCGGAAGCCGCGAAAATTGCCCTCTCTTCCGATGAAGTCACCTCCGTCGATATGTCTTATCTCGAAGCTGGTTTGCGCACAAACATTGACCGTGAGCAACTGCAAACGGCAATCAGTAATGAGCTGAATAAGTTCATCGGCTTGATGAAAGAAGTTGAGCAACAGGCACAGGTTGCGCCGGATGTGATCTACGTAACCGGTGGTACCGCCCGTTCACCGATTGTTGATGCTTATATCCGTGCCGCCTATCCGGAAGCACGGATTGTGTTCGGGGATCTGTTCGGTAGTGTGGCCTCAGGCTTGACCACCTGGGCACACCGGATTTTCAGTTAA
- a CDS encoding SDR family NAD(P)-dependent oxidoreductase — MKLAIISGGSKGLGSAIAENLHAAGYQVVEFSRSAPHAYSVKLDFSSPEQMLPVLTSNLEKLAAQVWDEILVVSNAASLSPIGPTAKKNSMAVLANINTNFTSAILFMSEVMKHFQSHACRKVLVSISSGAALKAYSGWSLYCSAKAGLESYIRTVAVEQASEAHPFVVLNVDPGVMDTDMQSLIRSSHKEDFPAVDYFIHRKETGELRTPEMVAAGVVKILHSDATSGARIAVFS; from the coding sequence ATGAAATTAGCGATCATCAGTGGCGGTTCTAAAGGCCTGGGTTCTGCGATTGCAGAAAATCTCCATGCCGCCGGTTATCAGGTGGTGGAGTTTTCCCGCAGTGCACCGCATGCATATTCGGTGAAACTTGATTTTTCATCACCGGAACAGATGTTACCCGTGCTGACATCGAATCTGGAAAAGCTTGCCGCACAAGTATGGGATGAAATTCTGGTGGTCAGTAACGCCGCTTCTCTTAGTCCGATTGGCCCGACAGCGAAGAAAAATTCCATGGCGGTGCTGGCGAATATCAATACTAACTTTACCAGTGCCATCCTCTTTATGAGTGAGGTGATGAAACACTTCCAGTCGCATGCCTGCCGTAAAGTGCTGGTCAGTATTTCGTCAGGTGCGGCGTTGAAGGCCTATTCCGGCTGGTCGTTGTATTGTTCCGCCAAAGCGGGGCTGGAGAGTTATATCCGCACGGTGGCAGTCGAGCAGGCGAGTGAAGCACACCCGTTTGTGGTGCTGAATGTCGATCCGGGGGTGATGGATACCGATATGCAGTCGCTGATCCGCAGTTCACATAAAGAAGATTTTCCGGCCGTGGACTATTTCATCCACCGTAAAGAGACCGGTGAACTTCGTACACCAGAGATGGTTGCTGCGGGGGTGGTAAAAATATTACATTCAGATGCAACGAGCGGTGCACGGATTGCCGTATTCAGCTGA